The following proteins come from a genomic window of Heptranchias perlo isolate sHepPer1 chromosome 14, sHepPer1.hap1, whole genome shotgun sequence:
- the sparc gene encoding SPARC isoform X1, with the protein MRTWIVLLLCLAGKALAAPEGLVAEVEVVGETEQEVLSIGANPVQIDTGDFEDVQDDTKKDIEVENPCEDFHCKRGKVCEADESNEPMCVCQDPTTCPASSVEFEKVCGTDNKTYDSACQLFATKCTLEGTKKGHKLHLDYIGPCKFIQLCLDSELAEFPLRMRDWLKNVLVTLYERDNEESNLLTEKQKMKVRKMYENEKRLQAGEHSLDLLVHDFEKNYNMYIFPVHWQFGQLDQHPADKYLSHSELAPLRAPLIPMEHCTTRFFQECDTDNDKYIALEEWATCFGIKEEDIDGNLLI; encoded by the exons ATGAGGACCTGGATTGTCCTTCTCCTGTGCCTTGCAGGCAAGGCACTGGCCGCTCCT GAGGGTCTTGTGGCTGAAGTAGAGGTTGTTGGGGAAACAGAACAAGAG GTGCTATCAATTGGAGCAAACCCAGTCCAGATTGACACAGGAGATTTTGAGGATGTTCAAGATGACACAAAGAAGGACATCGAAGTTGAGA ATCCCTGTGAAGACTTCCACTGCAAACGAGGAAAGGTCTGCGAGGCTGACGAGAGCAATGAACCCATGTGCGTCTGCCAGGATCCAACAACTTGCCCAGCCAGCTCAGTTGAATTTGAGAAG GTCTGTGGCACTGACAACAAGACCTACGATAGTGCCTGCCAGCTCTTTGCCACTAAGTGCACATTGGAGGGCACCAAAAAGGGCCACAAGCTTCACTTGGACTACATTGGACCATGCAAAT TCATCCAACTCTGCCTTGATAGTGAGCTAGCTGAGTTCCCTCTACGCATGCGTGACTGGCTGAAGAATGTTCTGGTGACCCTTTATGAGCGTGACAATGAGGAAAGCAACCTCCTGACTGAGAAGCAGAAGATGAAG GTGAGGAAGATGTATGAAAATGAAAAGCGTCTGCAGGCTGGAGAACATTCCTTGGACCTGCTGGTTCATGACTTTGAGAAGAACTACAACATGTACATCTTCCCTGTTCACTGGCAATTTGGACAACTTGATCAACACCCAGCTGACAA GTATCTTTCTCACTCTGAGCTGGCTCCTCTACGTGCTCCCCTCATCCCAATGGAGCACTGCACCACTCGCTTCTTCCAGGAATGCGACACAGACAACGACAAATACATCGCCCTCGAAGAGTGGGCCACGTGCTTCGGTATCAAGGAGG AGGATATTGATGGCAACCTTCTGATATAA
- the sparc gene encoding SPARC isoform X2 — protein sequence MRTWIVLLLCLAGKALAAPEGLVAEVEVVGETEQEVTTEEVVVEETTENPEVLSIGANPVQIDTGDFEDVQDDTKKDIEVENPCEDFHCKRGKVCEADESNEPMCVCQDPTTCPASSVEFEKVCGTDNKTYDSACQLFATKCTLEGTKKGHKLHLDYIGPCKFIQLCLDSELAEFPLRMRDWLKNVLVTLYERDNEESNLLTEKQKMKVRKMYENEKRLQAGEHSLDLLVHDFEKNYNMYIFPVHWQFGQLDQHPADKYLSHSELAPLRAPLIPMEHCTTRFFQECDTDNDKYIALEEWATCFGIKEEDIDGNLLI from the exons ATGAGGACCTGGATTGTCCTTCTCCTGTGCCTTGCAGGCAAGGCACTGGCCGCTCCT GAGGGTCTTGTGGCTGAAGTAGAGGTTGTTGGGGAAACAGAACAAGAG GTAACAACCGAAGAGGTTGTTGTTGAGGAAACAACAGAGAATCCTGAG GTGCTATCAATTGGAGCAAACCCAGTCCAGATTGACACAGGAGATTTTGAGGATGTTCAAGATGACACAAAGAAGGACATCGAAGTTGAGA ATCCCTGTGAAGACTTCCACTGCAAACGAGGAAAGGTCTGCGAGGCTGACGAGAGCAATGAACCCATGTGCGTCTGCCAGGATCCAACAACTTGCCCAGCCAGCTCAGTTGAATTTGAGAAG GTCTGTGGCACTGACAACAAGACCTACGATAGTGCCTGCCAGCTCTTTGCCACTAAGTGCACATTGGAGGGCACCAAAAAGGGCCACAAGCTTCACTTGGACTACATTGGACCATGCAAAT TCATCCAACTCTGCCTTGATAGTGAGCTAGCTGAGTTCCCTCTACGCATGCGTGACTGGCTGAAGAATGTTCTGGTGACCCTTTATGAGCGTGACAATGAGGAAAGCAACCTCCTGACTGAGAAGCAGAAGATGAAG GTGAGGAAGATGTATGAAAATGAAAAGCGTCTGCAGGCTGGAGAACATTCCTTGGACCTGCTGGTTCATGACTTTGAGAAGAACTACAACATGTACATCTTCCCTGTTCACTGGCAATTTGGACAACTTGATCAACACCCAGCTGACAA GTATCTTTCTCACTCTGAGCTGGCTCCTCTACGTGCTCCCCTCATCCCAATGGAGCACTGCACCACTCGCTTCTTCCAGGAATGCGACACAGACAACGACAAATACATCGCCCTCGAAGAGTGGGCCACGTGCTTCGGTATCAAGGAGG AGGATATTGATGGCAACCTTCTGATATAA